A genomic region of Paramormyrops kingsleyae isolate MSU_618 chromosome 19, PKINGS_0.4, whole genome shotgun sequence contains the following coding sequences:
- the katna1 gene encoding katanin p60 ATPase-containing subunit A1 isoform X2 produces MLQYLPNGKRMSLLEISENVKLAREYALLGNYSSAMVCYQGVLEQIRKYLFSVRDTSLQQKWQQIWQEIGEENRHVREIMRTLESFQLDTTPSKPSSQDEDIWPVQVERRSSPCPARRPPVPYREGKPLNNRLSVAARGPHRQSPRGANGERAKPQKGKDKKEVVGKTKEDRSKADVSETEAKKFDGTGYDKDLVEALERDIISQNPNVKWDDIADLEEAKKLLKEAVVLPMWMPEFFKGIRRPWKGVLMVGPPGTGKTLLAKAVATECRTTFFNVSSSTLTSKYRGESEKLVRLLFEMARFYAPTTIFIDEIDSMCSRRGTSEEHEASRRVKAELLIQMDGVGGASENEDPSKMVMVLAATNFPWDIDEALRRRLEKRIYIPLPSAKGRVELLRINLKELELASDVDLAKIGEKMEGYSGADITNVCRDASLMAMRRRIEGLTPEEIRNISRDEMHMPTTMEDFESALKKVSKSVSASDLEKYERWIAEFGSC; encoded by the exons ATGCTGCAGTATCTACCAAACGGAAAACG AATGAGTCTCCTGGAAATAAGTGAGAATGTTAAACTTGCCCGTGAATATGCCTTGCTTGGCAACTATAGCTCTGCTATGGTCTGCTACCAGGGAGTACTTGAGCAGATAAGGAAGTACCTGTTCTCTGTCCGGGACACAAGTTTGCAACAAAAATGGCAGCAG ATTTGGCAGGAAATCGGTGAAGAAAACAGGCACGTCCGAGAGATCATGAGGACGCTGGAGAGCTTTCAGCTGGACACCACCCCTTCCAAACCAAGCAGCCAGGATGAAGACATTTGGCCAGTACAGGTGGAACGCAG GTCGTCACCCTGTCCAGCGAGGCGGCCGCCAGTGCCCTACAGGGAGGGTAAACCGCTGAACAATCGGCTGAGCGTGGCGGCTCGGGGCCCCCACCGGCAGTCACCGCGGGGGGCCAACGGGGAACGCGCCAAGCCCCAGAAGGGCAAAGACAAGAAGGAGGTCGTGGGCAAGACGAAGGAAGACCGG AGCAAGGCCGACGTCTCCGAGACCGAGGCCAAGAAGTTTGATGGGACCGGATACGACAAAGACCTGGTGGAAGCCTTGGAACGGGACATTATATCGCAGAACCCCAACGTGAAGTG GGACGACATAGCCGACCTGGAGGAAGCGAAGAAGCTGCTGAAGGAGGCCGTCGTTCTGCCCATGTGGATGCCTGAGTTCTTCAAGGGGATTCGGCGACCCTGGAAG GGAGTACTTATGGTTGGCCCGCCAGGCACGGGAAAGACACTGCTGGCCAAAGCCGTTGCAACGGAATGCAGAACCACCTTCTTCAATGTGTCCTCATCCACCCTCACCTCAAAGTACAGAGGGGAGTCTGAAAAACTGGTCAGGCTGCTCTTTGAAATG GCCCGGTTCTATGCTCCCACCACCATTTTCATCGACGAGATAGACTCCATGTGCAGCCGCAGGGGGACGTCTGAGGAACACGAAGCCAGCAGGAGGGTGAAGGCCGAGCTGCTCATCCAGATGGACG GGGTTGGTGGGGCATCGGAGAACGAGGATCCTTCTAAGATGGTAATGGTTCTGGCAGCGACCAACTTCCCCTGGGACATAGACGAAGCCCTGAGGAGGCGTCTGGAGAAAAGGATCTATATCCCGCTGCCCTCAG CCAAGGGCAGAGTAGAGCTGCTGAGAATCAACCTGAAGGAGCTGGAACTGGCAAGCGATGTGGATTTGGCGAAGATCGGCGAGAAGATGGAGGGCTACTCCGGAGCAGACATCACTAACGTCTGCAG GGACGCCTCTCTCATGGCCATGCGGCGCCGCATCGAGGGCCTTACACCAGAGGAGATACGCAACATTTCCCGGGACGAGATGCACATGCCCACCACCATGGAGGACTTCGAGTCCGCCCTGAAGAAGGTGTCCAAATCGGTGTCCGCCTCCGACCTGGAGAAGTACGAGAGGTGGATTGCCGAGTTTGGCTCCTGTTGA
- the katna1 gene encoding katanin p60 ATPase-containing subunit A1 isoform X1 → MLLRVPHRPRNRMSLLEISENVKLAREYALLGNYSSAMVCYQGVLEQIRKYLFSVRDTSLQQKWQQIWQEIGEENRHVREIMRTLESFQLDTTPSKPSSQDEDIWPVQVERRSSPCPARRPPVPYREGKPLNNRLSVAARGPHRQSPRGANGERAKPQKGKDKKEVVGKTKEDRSKADVSETEAKKFDGTGYDKDLVEALERDIISQNPNVKWDDIADLEEAKKLLKEAVVLPMWMPEFFKGIRRPWKGVLMVGPPGTGKTLLAKAVATECRTTFFNVSSSTLTSKYRGESEKLVRLLFEMARFYAPTTIFIDEIDSMCSRRGTSEEHEASRRVKAELLIQMDGVGGASENEDPSKMVMVLAATNFPWDIDEALRRRLEKRIYIPLPSAKGRVELLRINLKELELASDVDLAKIGEKMEGYSGADITNVCRDASLMAMRRRIEGLTPEEIRNISRDEMHMPTTMEDFESALKKVSKSVSASDLEKYERWIAEFGSC, encoded by the exons ATGCTGCTCCGTGTCCCGCATCGTCCCCGCAACAG AATGAGTCTCCTGGAAATAAGTGAGAATGTTAAACTTGCCCGTGAATATGCCTTGCTTGGCAACTATAGCTCTGCTATGGTCTGCTACCAGGGAGTACTTGAGCAGATAAGGAAGTACCTGTTCTCTGTCCGGGACACAAGTTTGCAACAAAAATGGCAGCAG ATTTGGCAGGAAATCGGTGAAGAAAACAGGCACGTCCGAGAGATCATGAGGACGCTGGAGAGCTTTCAGCTGGACACCACCCCTTCCAAACCAAGCAGCCAGGATGAAGACATTTGGCCAGTACAGGTGGAACGCAG GTCGTCACCCTGTCCAGCGAGGCGGCCGCCAGTGCCCTACAGGGAGGGTAAACCGCTGAACAATCGGCTGAGCGTGGCGGCTCGGGGCCCCCACCGGCAGTCACCGCGGGGGGCCAACGGGGAACGCGCCAAGCCCCAGAAGGGCAAAGACAAGAAGGAGGTCGTGGGCAAGACGAAGGAAGACCGG AGCAAGGCCGACGTCTCCGAGACCGAGGCCAAGAAGTTTGATGGGACCGGATACGACAAAGACCTGGTGGAAGCCTTGGAACGGGACATTATATCGCAGAACCCCAACGTGAAGTG GGACGACATAGCCGACCTGGAGGAAGCGAAGAAGCTGCTGAAGGAGGCCGTCGTTCTGCCCATGTGGATGCCTGAGTTCTTCAAGGGGATTCGGCGACCCTGGAAG GGAGTACTTATGGTTGGCCCGCCAGGCACGGGAAAGACACTGCTGGCCAAAGCCGTTGCAACGGAATGCAGAACCACCTTCTTCAATGTGTCCTCATCCACCCTCACCTCAAAGTACAGAGGGGAGTCTGAAAAACTGGTCAGGCTGCTCTTTGAAATG GCCCGGTTCTATGCTCCCACCACCATTTTCATCGACGAGATAGACTCCATGTGCAGCCGCAGGGGGACGTCTGAGGAACACGAAGCCAGCAGGAGGGTGAAGGCCGAGCTGCTCATCCAGATGGACG GGGTTGGTGGGGCATCGGAGAACGAGGATCCTTCTAAGATGGTAATGGTTCTGGCAGCGACCAACTTCCCCTGGGACATAGACGAAGCCCTGAGGAGGCGTCTGGAGAAAAGGATCTATATCCCGCTGCCCTCAG CCAAGGGCAGAGTAGAGCTGCTGAGAATCAACCTGAAGGAGCTGGAACTGGCAAGCGATGTGGATTTGGCGAAGATCGGCGAGAAGATGGAGGGCTACTCCGGAGCAGACATCACTAACGTCTGCAG GGACGCCTCTCTCATGGCCATGCGGCGCCGCATCGAGGGCCTTACACCAGAGGAGATACGCAACATTTCCCGGGACGAGATGCACATGCCCACCACCATGGAGGACTTCGAGTCCGCCCTGAAGAAGGTGTCCAAATCGGTGTCCGCCTCCGACCTGGAGAAGTACGAGAGGTGGATTGCCGAGTTTGGCTCCTGTTGA
- the ppil4 gene encoding peptidyl-prolyl cis-trans isomerase-like 4, producing MAVLLETTLGDIVIDLYTEERPKTTLNFLKLCKIKYYNYCLVHNVQRNFIMQTGDPTGTGRGGESVFSKLYGDQACFFDAEKVPRIKHKKKGTVSMVNNGNDQHGSQFLITMGENLDYLDGVHTIFGEVTEGMDILNKINEAFVDQNFIPFQDIRINHTVILDDPFDDPTNLEIPDRSPEPTKEQLDSGRIGADEDIDDTEGRTVEEQDELLKEKEAKTQAVLLEMVGDLPDADVKPPENVLFVCKLNPVTTDEDLEIIFSRFGSIKSCEIIRDWKSGDSLCYAFIEFEKEEDCEKAYFKMDNVLIDDRRIHVDFSQSVAKIKWKGKGGKYTKDDFKAYEKDLENREKLAIKDKHKAMQDSKYELLSDEDEDGGSHRHSGKKHKEKKRHHSDEEDGRKSKKPKDSEDGRRERKAGRQRSRSRDRERHGQHKHSRDRDRHRQESRTKGHGYRDRSRSPRGSRDKDRRRQ from the exons ATGGCGGTGCTACTTGAAACGACATTAGGTGATATCGTTATTGACTTGTACACAGAAGAAAGGCCGAAAA CTACCCTGAATTTCctaaaattatgtaaaataaaatactatAACTATTGCCTCGTCCACAATGTTCAG AGAAACTTCATTATGCAGACTGGAGACCCCACGGGGACTGGACGAGGGGGGGAGTCCGTTTTCAG CAAACTCTATGGGGATCAGGCATGTTTTTTTGATGCAGAGAAGGTTCCAAGAATCAAACATAAGAAGAAGGGAACTGTATCTATGGTGAACAATGGCAATGACCAGCATGGTTCTCAG TTCCTCATCACAATGGGTGAGAACTTGGATTACCTGGATGGGGTTCACACCATATTTGGAGAAGTGACTGAAGGAATGGACATCTTGAACAAGATAAATGAGGCTTTTGTGGATCAGAATTTCATCCCCTTCCAGGATATAAG AATAAACCACACTGTCATTCTCGATGACCCTTTTGATGACCCCACTAACTTAGAAATTCCAGATCGTTCACCTGAACCAACCAAAGAGCAGTTAGAT AGTGGGCGAATCGGAGCTGATGAAGACATAGATGACACGGAAGGGAGGACTGTAGAGGAGCAGGATGAGTTGTTGAAGGAGAAAGAGGCCAAGACTCAGGCTGTCCTGCTGGAGATG GTGGGTGACTTACCTGATGCTGATGTGAAGCCTCCAGAGAATGTGCTCTTTGTGTGCAAGCTTAACCCGGTGACCACAGATGAGGACCTGGAGATAATCTTCTCTCGCTTTGGTTCCATCAAGAG ctgtgaGATCATCAGAGACTGGAAGTCTGGGGACTCTCTCTGTTATGCCTTCATTGAGTTTGAAAAG gaGGAGGACTGTGAAAAGGCTTATTTTAAGATGGACAATGTGCTCATCGATGATAGAAGAATTCATGTCGATTTCAGCCAGTCAGTTGCCAAGATAAAATGGAAAGGAAaag gGGGAAAATACACAAAAGATGACTTCAAGGCATATGAAAAAGACTTGGAGAACAGAGAGAAACTAGCTATTAAGGACAAGCACAAAGCTATGCAAGA CTCCAAGTACGAGCTGCTTTCAGACGAAGACGAGGACGGGGGAAGCCAtcggcattctgggaaaaaacacaaagagaaGAAACGTCATCATTCTGATGAGGAGGATGGCAGAAAGTCCAAGAAACCCAAG GACAGCGAGGACGGCAGACGTGAGCGAAAGGCCGGTCGACAGCGCTCTCGCTCCAGAGATCGGGAACGACACGGGCAGCACAAGCACAGCCGGGACCGGGACCGGCACCGGCAGGAGAGCCGAACCAAGGGCCACGGGTACCGGGACCGgagcaggagccccagggggtcCAGGGACAAGGACCGCCGCCGGCAGTGA
- the ginm1 gene encoding glycoprotein integral membrane protein 1 has product MAARCLSLCACSLLLALFGSADAASRQLDKENILINVTAVGDSGQETHRLQINFNISVVGEQILVNDIPVKLSGVTRLTCQALLLNSSSENSSRYAPGVFVTAVTRVLVRQWPLESDSRVELLVFNEEVIEVEGKKVQQPDMHEVNILMNKNFQKLRQSTYSYPLPESMLFSIPRESDVVVTDPNSPGKAGDQDILHTTSHYPLKQAETTQEEVAAPGKLPETPLRMDPAPWYEEDTTAEEGRLPDKLLPETPLRSESLSSYNALCRWVEDLRDKLRQFWAESLPIFFLVMWVVVVGVAGSAVIIKMLDVVFPSCDHKGILTLSPVMLVPKEDEQCLLENCKVDVQEEKQP; this is encoded by the exons ATGGCGGCGCGGTGCCTGTCGCTGTGCGCTTGCTCCTTACTGCTCGCTTTGTTCGGCTCGGCCGACGCGGCCTCAAGACAGCTGGACAAG GAAAACATCCTTATCAATGTGACCGCTGTGGGGGATTCAGGACAGGAGACGCACAGACTCCAG aTAAATTTTAACATATCTGTGGTCGGAGAGCAAATACTTGTTAATGACATTCCTGTGAAGTTGTCAGGAGTGACAAGGCTAACCTGCCAAGCTTTGCTCT TGAACAGCAGTAGTGAGAACAGTAGCAGGTACGCGCCTGGCGTCTTCGTGACGGCTGTGACCCGCGTACTGGTACGCCAGTGGCCCCTGGAGAGTGATTCCCGGGTGGAGCTGCTGGTCTTCAATGAAGAAGTAATTGAGGTGGAGGGAAAAAAG GTCCAACAGCCAGACATGCATGAGGTCAATATTCTGATGAACAAGAACTTCCAGAAGCTCAGACAGTCGACATATTCGTACCCATTGCCGGAGAGCATGCTCTTCAGTATTCCCAGGGAGAGCGATGTGGTTGTGACAGACCCCAATTCCCCAGGAAAAG CGGGGGACCAAGACATCCTGCACACCACGAGCCACTACCCCCTCAAACAAGCCGAGACCACCCAGGAAGAAGTGGCGGCCCCCGGCAAGCTACCTGAGACACCCCTGCGCATGGACCCCGCTCCCTGGTACGAGGAAGACACAACAGCGGAGGAAGGCCGCCTCCCAGACAAGCTGCTGCCTGAAACGCCGCTCCGGTCCGAGTCTCTGTCCTCGTACAAC GCTTTGTGTCGGTGGGTAGAGGACCTGAGGGACAAGCTGAGACAGTTCTGGGCCGAGTCTCTACCCATCTTCTTCCTGGTCATGTGGGTCGTGGTGGTGGGGGTCGCTGGGTCAGCGGTCATCATCAAGATGCTAGATGTGGTCTTCCCTTCCTGTGACCACAA AGGAATCCTGACGCTAAGTCCCGTGATGCTGGTGCCAAAGGAGGACGAACAGTGTTTGCTGGAGAATTGCAAGGTGGACGTACAGGAGGAGAAACAGCCCTGA